In Candidatus Schekmanbacteria bacterium, the following proteins share a genomic window:
- a CDS encoding glycosyltransferase family 1 protein translates to MKKIAFIDLMFRWPPSGGATTDLKEVISSLSERGYPVKLFIAHFEDYLPRGRIDVSLPFDVERISFNKYSFNRKTLPSKFARAVEKYKPDIVFIGDGYNMKPFLLEGLRGYKTILRFYAYEVLCYTYNLINNKEENCDNNIFIDIEKCKRCKFPSFPAIKGFLDVYLGLDKRGDLFRLLNIQEILASGAFSSAYPKKASRLISNASQIIVYNEMTKSLLAGINRNINVFPSGVDTKRFKPLERQKSKKKVILMPGRISFKPKGFHIMEEVCRMLLKEREDFLFLCTADEDMVIKKYESPLDNHIVFLNWVDQSKLHIVYNFADICVVPSTWYEPFGITAVEAMACGKPVVASRAGGLAGIVKNEETGFLVEPSNIDGFYKAVKTLLDDDDMRIQMGKYGRRRAEESYDWSVIIDNMYIPLIDGM, encoded by the coding sequence ATGAAAAAAATAGCTTTCATAGACCTAATGTTTCGCTGGCCTCCTTCAGGAGGTGCAACAACTGACTTAAAAGAAGTTATATCTTCCCTTTCAGAAAGAGGATATCCTGTTAAGCTTTTTATAGCACACTTTGAAGATTATCTGCCTCGCGGAAGAATCGATGTTTCTTTGCCCTTTGATGTGGAAAGAATTTCTTTCAATAAATATTCCTTTAATCGAAAGACTTTACCCTCTAAATTTGCAAGAGCAGTTGAAAAATACAAACCAGACATTGTCTTTATAGGTGACGGATATAATATGAAACCCTTTCTGTTAGAGGGATTGAGAGGGTATAAAACAATTCTCAGATTTTATGCTTATGAAGTTTTGTGCTATACATATAATCTTATAAACAATAAAGAGGAGAACTGCGACAACAACATATTCATTGATATTGAAAAATGCAAAAGGTGCAAATTTCCTTCTTTCCCTGCCATTAAAGGATTTCTCGATGTCTATTTGGGACTCGATAAAAGAGGTGATCTGTTTCGTCTCTTGAATATTCAGGAAATACTGGCAAGTGGAGCTTTTTCTTCTGCCTATCCAAAAAAGGCAAGCAGACTTATTTCCAATGCTTCACAGATAATTGTCTATAATGAAATGACGAAATCTCTGCTTGCAGGCATAAATAGGAATATAAATGTTTTCCCTTCAGGTGTGGATACGAAGAGATTCAAACCATTGGAGAGGCAAAAATCGAAAAAGAAAGTAATATTGATGCCCGGAAGGATTTCCTTCAAACCCAAGGGTTTTCATATAATGGAAGAAGTTTGCAGAATGCTCTTGAAAGAACGAGAGGATTTTCTCTTTCTTTGCACAGCAGATGAAGATATGGTGATAAAAAAATATGAATCTCCTTTGGATAACCATATTGTTTTTTTGAATTGGGTTGATCAGTCGAAACTTCATATAGTTTATAATTTTGCAGATATCTGCGTTGTGCCTTCAACATGGTATGAACCATTTGGTATTACCGCAGTTGAGGCAATGGCTTGCGGCAAACCAGTCGTTGCTTCGAGGGCTGGCGGGCTTGCAGGGATTGTAAAAAATGAGGAGACAGGATTTCTTGTTGAGCCATCGAATATAGATGGATTCTATAAAGCAGTAAAGACGCTTTTAGATGATGATGATATGAGAATTCAAATGGGAAAATATGGAAGAAGACGTGCTGAAGAAAGCTATGATTGGTCGGTCATTATAGATAATATGTATATTCCGTTGATTGATGGTATGTAA
- a CDS encoding radical SAM protein: MKILFIQPPLPCNERHKRILPLGIGYLCSYLRQRLPEVELKVLDAHALNMNYSQVVSEVNCEKWDMIAFSFWTAQAPFVYNIMPSLRKKQEKALFVFGGVHTSLCPEEASEHCDICILHEGEETFFELVSRIVEGKNYKDIQGTAYREDGEFIKNPIRPLIRNLDSIPFPAWDLLPMECYTTPLHVVGGKRLPVVGSRGCPYNCTYCVSPLMWMRKVRWRSAENVIEEMKKSINELGICQFHFWDDNFLLNRKYVIELCEGILKENMKVKWTGLTRASHIQKNKDIIELLAKSGCIGLEVGIESANPETFSQIQKEESLVTIEEIAKLQKKYGMYPLFTYMAFNPGETINGYYMQSRFIDTLLSNLPWLEHFHPLPYPIYIGQFSTAYPRTQLMEDAPNLGMVLVEKWDDCFHHNINFIPNSLLNDVPIKTRNHLKPNDYLAAVNAAWAGIWTFASYSLPRFERAMEQWEYVKYLSSFFIRCDGNNTLKKIAEEVADFLNMERKKSYQYAAFSALVLAQLGLIRSALYEPELKMEIKEIKVPAGKGIKKKIKKILFLIVMNIYCFLKKR; this comes from the coding sequence ATGAAAATACTATTTATACAGCCACCGTTACCGTGCAATGAAAGGCATAAACGTATTTTGCCTCTTGGTATAGGATATCTTTGTTCATACTTAAGGCAAAGGCTTCCGGAGGTTGAGTTGAAGGTGCTCGATGCCCATGCCCTCAATATGAATTATTCACAGGTTGTTTCAGAAGTTAATTGTGAGAAGTGGGATATGATTGCTTTTTCATTTTGGACGGCACAAGCTCCATTTGTCTATAACATAATGCCCTCACTTAGAAAAAAGCAGGAAAAAGCCCTATTTGTCTTTGGAGGCGTCCATACTTCTCTTTGCCCTGAAGAGGCATCTGAGCATTGTGATATTTGTATCCTCCATGAGGGAGAGGAAACTTTCTTTGAACTTGTCTCGAGGATTGTTGAAGGGAAGAATTATAAGGATATTCAAGGCACTGCATATAGAGAGGATGGTGAATTTATTAAAAATCCAATAAGGCCCTTGATTCGGAATCTCGATTCAATTCCTTTCCCTGCATGGGACCTTTTGCCAATGGAGTGCTATACGACACCTCTGCATGTAGTTGGGGGGAAACGCCTTCCTGTTGTAGGGTCAAGGGGATGTCCTTACAATTGCACATATTGTGTATCACCGTTGATGTGGATGAGAAAAGTCAGATGGAGAAGTGCTGAAAATGTAATTGAAGAAATGAAAAAATCAATCAATGAGTTAGGAATATGCCAATTCCATTTTTGGGACGACAATTTTCTTTTGAATAGGAAGTATGTCATAGAGCTTTGTGAAGGAATATTGAAAGAGAATATGAAGGTTAAATGGACAGGACTCACTCGCGCCTCGCATATACAGAAGAATAAGGATATCATTGAGCTTTTGGCAAAATCAGGTTGCATAGGGTTGGAAGTTGGAATTGAAAGCGCTAATCCAGAAACTTTTTCTCAGATACAGAAGGAAGAAAGTCTTGTAACGATTGAAGAAATTGCAAAATTGCAGAAGAAATACGGTATGTATCCTCTCTTTACTTATATGGCTTTCAATCCGGGAGAGACAATAAACGGCTACTATATGCAGTCCCGTTTCATAGACACGCTCCTTTCAAATTTGCCATGGCTTGAGCACTTTCATCCGCTTCCTTACCCAATATATATAGGACAGTTTTCCACAGCATATCCACGCACACAGCTTATGGAAGATGCTCCAAATTTAGGTATGGTGCTGGTTGAAAAGTGGGACGACTGCTTCCATCATAATATAAATTTCATCCCTAATTCTCTTCTCAATGATGTTCCTATTAAAACAAGGAATCATTTGAAACCAAACGATTATCTTGCGGCTGTCAATGCTGCATGGGCTGGTATCTGGACCTTCGCATCGTACTCTCTTCCCCGTTTTGAGAGGGCAATGGAGCAATGGGAATATGTAAAATATCTCTCATCCTTCTTCATAAGATGTGACGGCAACAACACTTTAAAGAAGATTGCCGAAGAAGTTGCCGATTTTCTTAATATGGAAAGAAAGAAGAGTTATCAATATGCTGCCTTCTCAGCGCTCGTATTGGCTCAACTTGGTTTGATTCGCTCGGCTTTGTATGAACCAGAACTCAAAATGGAGATAAAAGAGATAAAGGTTCCAGCAGGAAAGGGGATAAAAAAGAAGATAAAAAAGATTCTCTTTTTAATAGTTATGAATATTTATTGTTTCCTCAAAAAAAGATGA
- a CDS encoding glycosyltransferase has product MKIIFIGYSGYNMPHARVRCYNFASVLKEKGIDTDVLSYKDHLLPSRYDEEMMYGITDKRKIQLSIKALLRLLPEKGNIFYIQKILFHSAIPFILSKMGRNRYILDCDDWDGAHGVLFKSEALNRLFFGMEGRTDRYGNINEADYEKILLHYAKSAICCIAASHTLKDILSSVNKRTYYLPTGVDIKKFNNNTPVEKDDETITFCWTGLVWGDVIFDNLLFLLHCFSVLKRKYKNIHLKILGGGQYMHRIKEVVSLIFNYEGIEIIDTIPPDEVPNFLKKVDIGVVPLVQKDDRWINSKSPTKLFEFMACGMPVVASRAGENKYVIEDGKNGFLAENREEFIRKMELLIIDRDLRKEMSENALKTIKEKYSLNILGDKLYDIIMDIQKEL; this is encoded by the coding sequence ATGAAAATAATTTTTATAGGATATAGCGGATACAATATGCCTCATGCAAGAGTTCGCTGTTATAATTTTGCATCGGTTTTGAAGGAAAAAGGGATCGATACGGATGTCTTGTCTTATAAAGACCATCTTCTTCCTTCCCGTTATGATGAAGAAATGATGTACGGCATTACAGATAAGAGAAAAATTCAACTGAGCATAAAAGCATTGTTGAGACTTTTGCCTGAAAAGGGAAATATTTTCTACATCCAAAAAATTCTCTTTCATTCTGCAATTCCTTTCATCCTGTCTAAAATGGGAAGAAACAGGTATATCCTTGACTGCGACGATTGGGATGGCGCTCATGGGGTTCTTTTTAAAAGTGAGGCGCTAAATAGGTTATTCTTTGGAATGGAAGGAAGGACAGATAGATACGGTAATATTAACGAAGCTGACTATGAAAAAATTCTGCTTCATTATGCAAAATCGGCTATTTGCTGTATAGCTGCAAGCCATACTCTTAAAGATATCTTATCATCAGTAAATAAAAGGACTTATTATCTTCCAACTGGTGTTGATATTAAAAAATTTAATAATAATACCCCTGTTGAAAAAGACGATGAAACAATAACTTTTTGTTGGACAGGCCTTGTTTGGGGAGATGTCATATTTGACAATCTTCTTTTTCTACTGCATTGTTTTTCAGTGTTGAAGAGAAAATATAAGAATATTCATCTCAAAATTCTTGGCGGTGGACAGTATATGCACAGAATAAAGGAAGTAGTATCTTTAATTTTTAATTATGAGGGGATTGAAATTATCGATACTATTCCACCTGACGAAGTGCCAAATTTTTTGAAGAAAGTGGATATAGGTGTTGTGCCATTGGTGCAAAAAGATGACAGATGGATTAATTCAAAAAGTCCCACAAAGCTCTTTGAATTTATGGCTTGTGGGATGCCTGTGGTAGCAAGCAGGGCAGGTGAAAATAAATATGTAATTGAAGACGGCAAAAATGGATTTCTCGCAGAAAATAGAGAAGAATTCATAAGGAAAATGGAGCTTCTCATCATAGATAGGGATTTAAGAAAAGAGATGAGTGAAAACGCTTTAAAGACGATAAAAGAAAAGTATTCATTGAATATTCTTGGGGATAAACTATACGATATAATAATGGATATTCAGAAAGAGCTATGA
- a CDS encoding glycosyltransferase: MNKDLKTVFIGINGYDYPYVRVRCYNFAKEVKKYGIDSRVLSFRDDFAPNLSGIEMLTLRDRRKLYLNLRALLDILIKKDDLLYIQKVHYHSAAPYFLSRMTGRKFILDYDDWDLDRSPLFNRSFLNKFFFGADGTEAVTGKIARDACACIASSSYLCDFLSQYNKKVFYIPTGVDTEKFKREKDNRSKDRINLIWTGNIWGNVIYDNVMFLLKCFSKINPSGKRVSLTIVASGDYYEKVKNDSAYLDYPGEVNFLNWVSPDEMNKILEGTDIGLLPLVTDEENKTWMMSKSPTKLFEYMAMEIPSVATRFGEAPKIVKEGVTGFLAENEEEFVEKLNLLISDDNLREKAGINARRDAEDNYSLNVLGKRLAQILKEILK; the protein is encoded by the coding sequence TTGAATAAAGATTTAAAGACCGTCTTTATAGGCATCAATGGATATGATTATCCTTATGTGAGGGTGCGCTGTTACAATTTTGCAAAGGAAGTTAAAAAATACGGAATTGATTCGAGAGTCTTATCTTTCAGAGATGATTTTGCGCCTAATCTTTCAGGAATCGAAATGCTGACTTTGAGAGACAGGCGTAAGTTGTATTTAAACCTTCGAGCTCTTTTAGACATTTTAATAAAAAAGGATGACTTGCTTTATATTCAAAAGGTGCATTACCACTCTGCTGCACCTTATTTTTTATCACGTATGACGGGGCGTAAATTTATTCTCGATTATGATGATTGGGACTTGGACAGGTCGCCGCTCTTCAATCGTTCCTTCCTTAACAAATTTTTTTTTGGTGCAGACGGCACTGAAGCGGTAACCGGCAAGATTGCTCGTGATGCTTGCGCCTGCATAGCATCGAGCTCCTATCTTTGTGATTTCCTTTCACAATATAATAAGAAGGTTTTTTATATCCCAACAGGAGTGGATACTGAGAAATTTAAAAGGGAGAAGGATAATAGGTCGAAGGATAGAATAAATTTGATTTGGACAGGTAATATTTGGGGAAATGTTATTTATGACAATGTAATGTTTCTTCTGAAATGTTTTTCAAAAATCAATCCATCAGGCAAAAGGGTTTCTTTAACGATTGTGGCATCAGGTGATTATTATGAGAAGGTAAAAAATGATTCAGCTTACCTCGATTATCCGGGTGAAGTGAATTTTTTGAATTGGGTTAGCCCTGATGAAATGAATAAGATTCTTGAAGGGACAGATATCGGTCTTTTGCCCCTTGTTACAGATGAGGAAAACAAGACTTGGATGATGAGTAAAAGCCCTACAAAGCTTTTTGAGTATATGGCTATGGAAATACCTTCTGTTGCTACGCGTTTTGGTGAAGCGCCTAAGATTGTCAAAGAAGGTGTTACAGGTTTTTTGGCAGAGAATGAGGAAGAGTTTGTAGAAAAGCTCAATCTTCTCATCAGTGATGATAATCTTCGTGAAAAGGCAGGTATCAATGCAAGGCGTGATGCGGAGGATAATTATTCGCTCAATGTCTTGGGCAAGCGTTTAGCTCAAATACTGAAAGAGATTTTGAAATGA
- a CDS encoding ABC transporter ATP-binding protein, which yields MKVIELKGVGKKYKIYHERPMLVKSLFTGVARRKKMEEFWALKNVNIEINKGEAAGIIGDNGAGKSTILKILSGVTAPTTGRVSVSGRIAGLLELGAGFHHDLTGRENVFLNGSILGLSKREIEEKFDSIVDFAGIKDFIDTPLRNYSSGMFVRLGFAVAVHVNPEILLVDEVLAVGDQSFQAKCLKTIENFLKEGNTLVFVSHDLNIIRHICSRVILMEKGEVVLDGEPSKVISRYWLSIGDKKGIGKIETEKLKIILNNGRLILLWNDIELTKGLSGYTSMRSFVKWYDSTVAEWRITENTETQIKASGEWMGLPLIQHWTVSFNEGWIEWDIEMEVKAPVDILKQQANIMLSEDYDRWIAEGGYSGIFPKFREETDDDWDRLWTAESSSVWIGAEGKDNGETFLPTVKFCADSLTGKERINIVNSNTFYRGRVLQQLRENDEATKRYEPGRYHYFSGKIRIE from the coding sequence ATGAAGGTTATAGAATTGAAGGGTGTAGGTAAGAAATACAAAATATATCATGAGCGCCCTATGCTCGTAAAAAGTCTATTTACAGGTGTTGCAAGAAGAAAGAAGATGGAGGAATTTTGGGCGCTAAAGAATGTCAATATAGAGATTAATAAGGGTGAAGCGGCAGGAATAATTGGAGACAATGGTGCAGGCAAAAGCACCATATTGAAAATATTGAGTGGTGTAACAGCGCCTACTACAGGAAGGGTGAGCGTATCGGGAAGAATTGCAGGCTTACTTGAATTGGGAGCAGGATTTCACCATGACCTGACAGGCAGAGAAAATGTTTTTTTGAATGGAAGCATTTTGGGGCTATCAAAGAGGGAAATAGAGGAAAAATTTGATTCAATTGTCGATTTTGCGGGCATCAAAGATTTTATCGATACCCCGCTTCGAAACTACTCGTCTGGAATGTTTGTGCGACTTGGATTTGCTGTGGCAGTTCATGTGAATCCTGAAATATTGCTTGTTGACGAAGTTCTTGCAGTGGGTGACCAGTCATTTCAGGCGAAATGTCTGAAAACTATCGAAAACTTTCTCAAAGAAGGCAATACCCTTGTTTTCGTGTCTCATGACCTCAACATAATCAGGCATATTTGCTCGCGCGTCATTTTGATGGAGAAGGGAGAAGTTGTTTTGGATGGTGAGCCGTCGAAGGTTATTTCACGCTATTGGCTGTCAATAGGTGACAAAAAAGGAATAGGCAAGATCGAGACGGAGAAGCTAAAGATAATTTTGAACAATGGAAGACTGATTTTATTGTGGAATGATATTGAATTGACGAAGGGGTTGTCAGGATATACTTCTATGCGTTCCTTTGTGAAGTGGTATGACTCCACTGTGGCAGAATGGAGAATCACAGAAAATACAGAAACACAAATAAAAGCAAGCGGTGAATGGATGGGGCTTCCTTTAATACAGCATTGGACGGTGAGCTTCAATGAAGGATGGATTGAGTGGGATATCGAAATGGAAGTGAAGGCGCCTGTGGATATTCTTAAACAGCAGGCAAATATTATGCTTTCAGAAGATTATGACAGATGGATTGCAGAAGGCGGATATAGTGGCATATTCCCAAAGTTTAGAGAAGAAACCGATGATGATTGGGACCGTTTATGGACAGCTGAAAGTTCATCTGTTTGGATAGGCGCTGAAGGGAAAGACAACGGAGAAACCTTTCTTCCCACTGTAAAATTTTGCGCAGATTCCTTAACAGGCAAGGAAAGGATTAATATTGTAAATTCAAACACCTTTTATCGAGGCCGTGTTCTTCAACAGTTGAGAGAGAATGATGAAGCCACTAAAAGGTATGAGCCCGGCAGGTATCATTATTTTAGCGGGAAGATAAGGATTGAATAA
- a CDS encoding ABC transporter permease yields the protein MNEYAIERNSSKSIHYFELLIALAKKDLKVRYKSASLGFMWAILNPLLMMVVLSIIFSLVFKVKTEAPYSVFVLCGLIPWTFFNFSLSCATNSIVDNSNLIKKVYFPREIIPISVILANLFNFCLSLIILFIFLLIFKIEITIYYFLAPIAIIIQFFFVCGMCLLTSGLNVYFRDVRYIVEAGLLFLFYLTPVFYPVQMVPERFRDIFMLNPMAGIIVFYREIFLNAHLPSLYLVTTTTISSLLMFIVGFYVFKKCEPAFADLI from the coding sequence ATGAACGAATATGCAATAGAAAGAAACAGCTCAAAATCGATTCACTATTTTGAGCTTCTCATTGCCCTTGCAAAAAAGGATTTAAAGGTGCGTTACAAAAGCGCATCCCTTGGATTTATGTGGGCAATTCTCAATCCTCTTCTGATGATGGTTGTGCTCAGCATTATATTTTCTCTTGTATTCAAAGTTAAAACAGAAGCGCCATATTCGGTATTTGTCTTATGCGGACTAATCCCATGGACTTTTTTTAACTTTTCTCTTTCTTGCGCAACTAATTCAATAGTCGATAATTCAAATCTCATCAAAAAGGTATATTTCCCTCGAGAAATTATTCCTATTTCTGTTATACTTGCAAATCTTTTCAATTTTTGCCTTTCACTAATCATCCTCTTCATCTTTCTTCTGATTTTCAAGATAGAGATAACGATTTATTATTTCCTGGCGCCTATTGCTATTATTATTCAATTTTTCTTTGTCTGCGGGATGTGCCTTCTCACATCGGGGCTCAATGTTTATTTCAGAGATGTGAGATATATAGTCGAGGCAGGACTCCTTTTTCTATTTTATCTCACACCTGTTTTTTATCCCGTCCAGATGGTGCCTGAAAGATTCAGGGATATTTTTATGCTGAATCCAATGGCTGGAATCATAGTTTTTTATAGAGAGATTTTTTTGAATGCCCATTTGCCATCTTTGTATTTAGTGACTACTACAACTATTTCATCTCTTTTGATGTTTATTGTTGGATTTTATGTATTTAAAAAGTGTGAGCCAGCATTTGCTGACCTCATTTGA
- a CDS encoding ABC transporter permease — translation MAKYLLRRILLAIPVVAGVTIIVFLVIHLVPGDPVQMMLGDNASKADIEELRQLLGLNKPLYIQFKDFILNLLQGNLGNSIITKRPVSELLAERFPATLLLSLCSIAVALLISLPLGIVSAWKKNTAIDEISRVLSLLGISIPNFWLGPMLIIIFYINLKIFSITGIILPAITLGTGMAALLTRMIRSTLIDVIEENYIITARSKGLTNLIVISKHALKNALLPVITILGLQFGALLSGAIIVETVFSWPGIGLLTIEAISRRDYPLVQGCILIIATSYVFVNLLTDILYGFFDPRIRYD, via the coding sequence ATGGCTAAATATCTTTTAAGAAGGATTCTTCTTGCAATACCTGTTGTTGCAGGGGTAACAATCATTGTGTTTCTTGTTATCCATCTAGTGCCGGGCGACCCGGTGCAAATGATGTTGGGAGACAACGCCTCAAAAGCAGATATTGAAGAGTTGCGTCAATTATTGGGGCTCAACAAACCCCTATATATTCAGTTCAAAGATTTTATCTTGAATCTTTTGCAGGGAAATCTTGGAAACTCAATCATAACAAAAAGGCCTGTATCAGAGCTTTTAGCAGAAAGATTCCCTGCCACACTTCTTCTTTCACTCTGTTCAATTGCCGTAGCACTCCTTATCTCTCTTCCCCTTGGAATTGTCTCTGCATGGAAAAAGAATACAGCAATTGACGAAATTTCCCGCGTCCTTTCTCTTCTTGGAATCTCTATACCAAATTTTTGGCTTGGTCCAATGCTTATTATTATCTTCTATATAAATTTAAAGATTTTCTCCATTACAGGAATCATACTTCCTGCAATAACATTAGGCACAGGAATGGCCGCTCTTTTGACTCGAATGATAAGGTCAACACTGATCGATGTAATCGAGGAAAATTACATTATTACAGCCCGCTCAAAGGGACTTACAAATCTAATCGTAATTTCAAAGCATGCACTTAAAAATGCTCTCCTTCCAGTAATCACAATTTTAGGCCTTCAATTTGGAGCGCTTCTTTCCGGAGCCATCATAGTGGAAACTGTCTTCTCTTGGCCCGGAATTGGGCTTCTGACAATTGAAGCCATAAGCAGAAGGGACTATCCCCTTGTACAGGGATGTATTTTGATAATTGCCACTTCTTATGTCTTTGTAAATCTTTTAACGGACATACTTTATGGATTTTTTGATCCGCGAATCAGATATGATTAA